The following are from one region of the Gossypium hirsutum isolate 1008001.06 chromosome D03, Gossypium_hirsutum_v2.1, whole genome shotgun sequence genome:
- the LOC121202996 gene encoding UPF0496 protein At2g18630, whose product MVGCQSSKTKGGNAESTSQVKPDSQLEADLSSYEAACRQDSTLQHFDVTHQEHTNSVIGTLAVSSGVQSVSFNTLQEVTSCLLETNQAVVKVILECQRDIWNNSELFSLVEEYFENSKKTLDFCTMLENCLKRARNDQLIIQLAVKYFDEEVGLEVGVDEKKFVKTLEELRRFKAADKPFPKEFFVLLDLVRKQQESMLGKLLVRKRKLDKKLKSLKTWRRVSNVLFVATFVSVLIFSVVAAAVSAPPVVTALASALTVPIGLVGKWCTSLWKRYEKEVKEQMGLTNTMELFARITIYDMDDIRVLVTNLEIKIESLLKTADFALGEEDALKLAMDEIKKKLGEFMEIIEKLGQQADKCSRDIRMARAVILQRMMTHSSTSTTGDMPLDL is encoded by the coding sequence ATGGTGGGATGTCAATCGAGTAAAACCAAAGGGGGTAATGCCGAATCGACATCGCAAGTTAAACCGGATTCTCAGTTAGAAGCTGATTTGAGTTCGTACGAGGCTGCTTGTAGACAAGATTCGACTCTGCAACATTTTGATGTGACTCACCAGGAACATACTAACAGTGTTATCGGCACGCTTGCTGTCAGTTCGGGTGTTCAATCGGTATCCTTTAACACGCTCCAAGAGGTTACCAGTTGTCTTCTCGAAACAAATCAGGCAGTAGTGAAAGTCATTTTGGAATGTCAAAGAGATATATGGAACAATTCAGAGTTGTTTTCTTTGGTTGAGGAATACTTTGAGAACAGCAAGAAGACTTTAGATTTTTGTACCATGCTCGAAAATTGCCTCAAACGAGCTCGGAATGATCAGTTGATCATTCAATTGGCGGTTAAGTATTTCGATGAAGAGGTTGGATTAGAAGTTGGGGTCGATGAGAAGAAATTCGTGAAGACCTTGGAAGAACTGAGGAGATTTAAAGCAGCTGACAAGCCTTTCCCGAAGGAGTTCTTTGTACTGTTAGATTTGGTCCGTAAGCAGCAAGAATCGATGCTAGGGAAGTTGCTAGTTCGGAAAAGGAAGCTTGATAAGaaattaaaatctttaaaaacatGGAGGAGAGTGTCGAATGTCTTGTTTGTAGCAACGTTTGTCTCCGTGTTGATCTTTTCCGTGGTGGCAGCAGCTGTATCTGCACCACCCGTTGTGACAGCTTTAGCAAGTGCATTGACTGTTCCTATCGGTTTGGTTGGAAAATGGTGCACCTCTCTTTGGAAGCGGTACGAGAAAGAGGTGAAAGAGCAGATGGGGTTAACAAACACAATGGAGCTCTTTGCTCGCATTACGATTTATGATATGGATGACATAAGGGTGCTCGTGACCAATTTAGAGATTAAAATCGAGTCATTATTGAAGACTGCCGATTTTGCCCTCGGTGAAGAAGATGCGTTGAAGCTTGCAATGGATGAAATCAAGAAAAAGTTAGGAGAATTTATGGAAATCATCGAGAAATTAGGTCAACAAGCCGATAAGTGTAGCCGTGATATTAGGATGGCGAGGGCAGTGATTTTGCAGCGGATGATGACACACTCTAGCACATCAACAACCGGAGACATGCCTCTGGATCTCTAG
- the LOC107909373 gene encoding UPF0496 protein At2g18630, with product MASSTVPIRTDRIINSLPVDSDLRSLMMEYFANFEKTLEYCTALKDCLEHAPTNHSIIESAVKCYDEEAKLVVGTVEKNSVKALEELRRFKAAEEHFVMEFLELKRMAHMRYESMQGKVCARKKTLEKKVESWETWRRVSVAFLVAAFISVLVFSVVAAVKSAKPVIIGLASALTTAIVPLGTWCNNSWKRNKEKIKMKKKLTAIMEIFGSSATTIWMLVEQLEIKKASLSDSVDYVLKEGYTLKAGMDDINKKLKLVTPIITDLLRETHDCSCKFRKDQKEIQRQMMHML from the coding sequence ATGGCATCATCTACTGTCCCGATTCGTACTGACAGGATCATCAACTCACTTCCGGTCGATTCGGACTTGAGGTCTTTGATGATGGAATACTTTGCCAACTTCGAAAAGACTTTAGAATACTGTACTGCCCTTAAGGATTGCCTCGAACATGCTCCAACCAATCACTCAATTATTGAGTCGGCGGTTAAATGTTATGATGAAGAGGCAAAATTAGTAGTCGGGACCGTCGAGAAGAATTCCGTTAAGGCCTTGGAGGAACTGAGGAGGTTCAAAGCAGCTGAAGAGCATTTCGTTATGGAGTTCCTTGAACTGAAAAGAATGGCCCATATGCGGTACGAATCGATGCAAGGGAAGGTGTGTGCTCGGAAGAAAACGCTCGAAAAGAAAGTGGAATCATGGGAAACATGGAGGAGGGTGTCAGTGGCCTTTCTTGTTGCCGCTTTTATTTCCGTATTGGTTTTTTCCGTGGTGGCGGCAGTCAAATCCGCAAAGCCTGTCATAATAGGTTTGGCAAGTGCGTTGACGACTGCTATAGTTCCGTTGGGAACATGGTGCAACAATTCTTGGAAGCGGAACAAGGAAAAgataaagatgaagaagaagtTAACAGCTATAATGGAGATCTTTGGTTCTAGTGCAACCACCATATGGATGCTTGTTGAACAATTGGAAATTAAGAAAGCGTCACTGTCGGACTCCGTTGATTACGTGCTCAAAGAAGGATATACTTTGAAGGCTGGGATGGATGATATCAACAAAAAATTGAAACTTGTTACGCCTATCATCACAGATTTGCTTCGAGAGACCCATGACTGTAGCTGTAAATTTAGGAAGGATCAGAAAGAGATTCAGCGGCAGATGATGCACATGCTCTAG